The segment CACGGCGCGGGGCGCCAAGATTTCGATATCGTGCGGCAACGTCACGCCCTGCGCCTCGGCGACCTGGCGGATCCTATCCGGCTCGCCGATCAGGACACATCTGGCGATGCCCTTTTCGTGACAGATGGCGGCGGCCTGAATGGTGCGGGGCTCATCGCCCTCGGGCAGCACGATCCGTTTGTTCGCGCGGCGCGCGCTTTCGATCAACCGATGGCGGAACGCCGGCGGCGGCAAGCGGACTTCGCGCGGCTCGCCGATCTTGCGCACCAGCGCGCTGGTATCGAGGCGCTCGGCGACAAAATCGACCAGAGCCTGCATGCGTTCGCCATCCTCGGCCGACACGCGACGGTCAAGATGGGCCAGACGGGTACTGGTGTCGAAGGTGTCGCAACCGGTCGACAGGATGGTGAGACCGGCCTGGCAGGCTGACTGGATCAGCGGCTGAATGCCCGGCGACACCGGCTCGCCGCAGGTCAGCAATAAGCCGGCCAGCGGAACGCCGCGCAGCATGGCCAGCGCGGTGGCGAGAATCACGTCGCTGCGGTCCCCCGGCGCGATCACCAACGTCCCGGGGCGCAGGCGGTCGGCCATTTTTTCCACGGTGCGGGCCGCCACCACGGTATCGCGCATGCGGGCCTGCTCGATCAGCCCAGCGTGATCGATTCTTAAATCCAGCGCGGAAACGACATCCAGCAGGCGCGGAGCATCCAGTTTCTCGTCGAAAGGAACGCAACCGAGCAGCGGGATATCGCAACCGTTGGACTGCAGCGCATCGCACAACGCAGGCAGGGCGTGGCAGGCATCGCTGCGATTGAGCAGCAAACCGGCCACGTCGGCGCCGCCCGGACTGTACTGACGCCGCACCAGCCGCACGCACTCGGCGATATCGCGGGCATCGCGATGCGCGCCGGAGAGCACCAACAGCAGCTCGGCGGAAAGGCTGCCCGCCATATCGGCATTCAGCCGGGTGATGGTCTCCACGTCGCAATCCGGCACCAGTCCTTCGACGATCAGCACATCGCAGTCTTGCTGGGCTTCTTCCGCCAGCCTCACCACCTCCTCCATCAGGGTGGCGAGGTCGCCGTCGCGCAGCATCGATCTGGCCTGCGCAAAAGGAATGGCGGGAGGCGCGTCGATCGAGCAGATCTGCCGGGCGAAATGGCAGGACAACTCTCGGCCCGCCGAATTCGCCGTCGGCTGGGCGATCGGCTTGACGAAGCCGGCCTTGATGCCGTCGCGCGCCAGCGCGTGCACCAAACCCAGCGTCATGGATGTCAGGCCGGCATCGGCGCCATGCGGCACCAGGAAAAACACCCGTTTGGGTTGTCGTGAGGTCATCATTCACTCCTTGGCGCCGCCCGCGACGGAATCGGCGCCGCCATCGTGTTTTCGCTTACAATCCGGCCAGTTCGGCGGTATCGCGCGCGATCATCCATTCCTCGTTGGTCGCCATGACCATCGCCATCACACTGCCCGGGCGGCTGATCAAGCCCCCCGCGCCGCGCACGGCGCGTTCGTTGGCGGCCGGGTCGATCGCAAACCCGAAGATCTTCAGGCGGGCCAGGGTTTTTTCCCGCAGCAGGCTGGAGTTTTCACCGATGCCACCGGTGAAAACCAGCGCGTCGAGGCGCTCCAGGGAGCTGGCCAACCCGCCCAGAAGACGGGCGAGGCGGTGCGCGAACATATCCAGCGCGAGCTGGGCATCCTTGTTACCCTCCGCGGCGGCGTCCTCGAGCGCCCGGCAGTCGCTGGAAAGCCCGGAAATCCCGAGCAGACCGCTCTGCTTGTTGAGCAGGGAGTCGATGCCATCCAGGTCCAGCCCCTCCTTGCGGGCGATAAAGGTGACGGCGGCCGGATCGATATCGCCCGAGCGGGTCCCCATCACCAGCCCCTCCAGGGGTGTCATGCCCATGGTGGTGTCGACACACCGGCCGTTGCTCACCGCCGTGGCCGACGCGCCATTGCCCAGGTGCGCGATGAGAATGCCGTGGCGTTCCGGGTCCAGCCCCAGAGTCGCGACGGTTTCCGACGCGATGAAACGGTGGCTGGTGCCGTGCATGCCATATCGGCGCACGCCGTAGTCGTGGTAAAAGCGTTGCGGGATCGCATACATGTACGCCGCCCTGGGCAGCGTCTGGTGGAAGGCCGTATCGAATACGACCGCCTGCGGCAGCGCGGGGAATGCCGCGCGGGCGGCGCGAATGCCCACGAGGTGCCCGGGATTATGCAACGGGGCGAGGGAGCTGCACGCTTCGATGCCTTCGATCACTCCGTCATCCACCAGCACCGATGCCTGAAAACGCTCGCCGCCATGCACGATGCGATGCCCCACGGCCGCCACGCCGTCCAGCCAGCCGTGGTTTTCCATGAAACGGGTCAGCGCCGACATGGCCTCCTCGTGGCGCCCTCCGTCAAGAGACTCGGTTTTTTTCCCTTCGGAGGTTTTGAAGGTGATGCGGGCGTCGGCGAGGCCCAGACATTCGGCGAGGCCCGACAGCAGTGGCTCGCGCGAGTCTTTCGGCAACAAGGCGAATTTCACCGAGGAGCTGCCGCAGTTGATGACCAGGATTTGCTTGGAAGTCGTCATGATGGTCACATCTTTATCTGATTGAAGAATCATCGAAAATCATCGTGTCAGGTCACGGTCAGGCCGCGGTCGGCGAACAGCGCCCGGGCGCGCGCCACGGCCTCGGGCGTCGGCACCGGCGTATCACCCAGCTCGTATACCTTGCCCAACTTCGCCCATTTGTCCTTGCCCAACTGGTGGAACGGCAGCACTTCCACCCGTTCCACCACCGGCCCCAGGCCCGCCACGAAATCCGCCAGCGCCGCGATGTCCGCGTCCGCGTCGGTCAGTCCCGGCACCAGCACATAGCGGATCCACATCGGTTTCCCCAGCCGCGCCAGACGCCGCGCGAACGCCAGCGTCGGCGCCAGATCCTGGCCGGTCAGACGCCGGTAAACCGCCGGATCGCTATGTTTGATGTCCAGCAGCACCAGATCCACCGCCTCGAACCAGGCGTCGTCCACCTCTTCGTGCAGGAAGCCCTGGGTGTCCAGCGCCGTGTGCAGGCCGAAGCGCGCCTTGATCTCACCGAGCAGCGCGCCGACGAAGTCCGCCTGCATCAAGGGCTCGCCGCCCGACACCGTCACCCCGCCGGCGAACTTCAGGAAACGCGCGTAGGGCGCGACCTCGGCCAGCGCCGCGTCCAGGTTCACTTCCCGGCCATTGTGCAGCTTCCAGGTGTCCGGGTTGTGGCAGTACAGGCAACGGAACTGACAGCCTGACGTGAAAAACACGAAACGCATTCCGGGACCGTCGACCCCGGCGCCGCTTTCAGTCGAATGCAGGTAGCCGGCCACCGTTTCTGCAGGAACTATCTGACTCTTTATGGCGATATCCATGGCGCCGACTCCCTGTTGTTTGACAAACATGGCCGGGGCGGAGCCCCGGCCAACCACCGTTACATGCCGGCGTGGAAAGTGCGGTTGAGAACGTCCAGCTGCTGCTCGCGCGTCAGCTTCACGAAATTCACCGCGTAACCCGACACCCGGATCGTCAGCTGCGGATAGCGCTCCGGATGCGCCATCGCCTCCAGGAGCGTCTCCTTGCGGAACACGTTCACATTCACGTGGAACCCGCCCGCCGCCGCGAAACCGTCCAGGCAGTTGCCCAGGTTCGCGATCCGCTCTTCGGCCGTGTGCCCCAGCGCGTCCGGCGTCGCCGACGCCGTCCAGCTGATCCCGTCCAGCGCCGCCTCGTACGGCAGCTTCGCCACCGACGCCCCGGCCGCCACGAAACCCTTCACGTCGCGGCCGTTCATCGGGTTCGCCCCCGGCGCGAACGGCTCGCCCGCCCGCCGGCCGCACGGCGTGTTGCCGGTCTTCTTGCCGTACACCACGTTCGAGGTGATCGTCAGCACCGACTGCGTCGGCAGCGCGTCACGGTAGAACACCGGCTGCGCCCGCACCTTCGCCATGAAGGTCTCGGTCAGCCACACCGCGATGCGGTCCGCCCGGTCGTCGTTGTTGCCGTAGGCCGGGTACTCGCCGATCACCCGGTAGTCCACCGCCAGCCCCGCCTCGTTGCGGATCACTTCCACCCGCGCATGGCGGATCGCCGACAGCGAGTCCGCCGCCACCGACAACCCGGCGATGCCGCACGCCATGGTGCGCAGGATGTCGCGGTCGTGCAGCGCCATCTCGATACGCTCGTAGGCGTACTTGTCGTGCATGTAGTGGATCGCGTTGAGCGCCTTCACGTAGGTCGCCGCCAGCCAGTCCATCATCGTGTCGAACTTCGCCAGCACCTCGTCGTAATCCAGCACGTCCGCGGTGATCGGCGTGAAGCCTTCGGCCACCGTCACGCCGCTCTTCTCGTCCACCCCGCCGTTGATCGCGTACAGCAGCGCCTTGGCCAGGTTCGCCCGCGCCCCGAAGAACTGCATCTGCTTGCCGATGCGCATCGCCGACACGCAGCAGGCGATGCCGTAGTCGTCGCCCCAGTGCGGCCGCATCAGGTCGTCGTTCTCGTACTGGATCGCGCTGGTGTCGATCGACACCCGGGCGCAGAAGTCCTTGAAGCCGCGCGGCAGCGCCGTCGACCACAGCACCGTCAGGTTCGGCTCCGGCGCCGGCCCCAGGTTGTACAGGGTATTGAGGAAGCGGAAGCTCGACTTGCTCACCAGCGGACGGCCGTCCTCGCCCATCCCGCCGATCGATTCGGTCACCCAGGTCGGGTCGCCCGAGAACAGCTGGTCGTAGTCCGGCGTGCGCAGGAAGCGCACGATGCGCAGCTTGATCACCAGGTCGTCGATCAGCTCCTGCGCCCCCTCCTCGGTGAGCGCTCCCGCCGCCAGGTCGCGCTCGATATAGATGTCCAGGAAGGTCGACACCCGGCCGAACGACATCGCCGCGCCGTTCTGCTCCTTCACCGCCGCGAGGTAGGCGAAATAGGTCCACTGCACCGCTTCGCGCGCGCTGGCCGCCGGCCGGCGGATATCGTACCCGTAGCGCGACGCCATCTCGCGCAATTCGTCGAGCGCGCGCCACTGCTCGCTCAATTCCTCGCGCTGGCGCAGCACCGCCTCGCTGAACGGCACGTTGTCCAGCTCGTGGAACGCCTTCTGGCGCTCCTCGCGCAGGAAGTCGGTGCCGTACAGCGCCACGCGGCGGTAGTCGCCGATGATGCGCCCGCGCCCGTAGGCATCGGGCAGCCCGGTGATCACCCCGGACTTGCGCGCCGCGAGAATGTCCGGCGAATAGACGTCGAACACCCCCTGATTGTGGCTCTTGCGGTAGCGGCTCCAGATCTCGCGCACCGCCGGCTCCAGCTCGAAGCCGTAAGCCGCGAGACCGCTCTCGACCATGCGCAGGCCGCCATTGGGCATGATGGCGCGCTTGAGCGGCGCGTCGGTCTGCAGGCCGACGATCAGCTCGCGCGAAGCGTCGATATAGCCCGGGTCATGGGCGGTGATCGAACTCGCGCGATCGGCCGACACGGCCAGGACGCCACGAGCGCGTTCTTCGCGGAACAGCTCCTCCAGCTTCGCCCACACCGCGCGGGTGCGCTCGGTGGCTCCGGCCAGGAACGTCGCGTCGCCTTCGTAGGGTCGGTAGTTCAGTTGAATGAAGTTACGGACGTCCACATCGCTTTGCCATTGGCCTGCGGCGAACCCGCGCCAGGGGTTGGCTTGCGTTGCATCGTGTGTCAGGGCATCCATATACGACTCCTTCTTGGCGAATGGGTGAAGGCGGCATCCCGCCAAATCATCATGTTCTAATGTTTCACATTCTACGTTCGTGTTTGAAAATGAATTTGACCAAGATCAACTGCGATTCATGACGGAAAAAGCGGTGCGCACCTAGCGCGACGCACAGGAAAATTGGAATTTTTCTTTTTTTTCATAAAGTTGACAGAAAAAACGGAAAACGCAATGGAA is part of the Paludibacterium paludis genome and harbors:
- a CDS encoding acetate/propionate family kinase, yielding MTTSKQILVINCGSSSVKFALLPKDSREPLLSGLAECLGLADARITFKTSEGKKTESLDGGRHEEAMSALTRFMENHGWLDGVAAVGHRIVHGGERFQASVLVDDGVIEGIEACSSLAPLHNPGHLVGIRAARAAFPALPQAVVFDTAFHQTLPRAAYMYAIPQRFYHDYGVRRYGMHGTSHRFIASETVATLGLDPERHGILIAHLGNGASATAVSNGRCVDTTMGMTPLEGLVMGTRSGDIDPAAVTFIARKEGLDLDGIDSLLNKQSGLLGISGLSSDCRALEDAAAEGNKDAQLALDMFAHRLARLLGGLASSLERLDALVFTGGIGENSSLLREKTLARLKIFGFAIDPAANERAVRGAGGLISRPGSVMAMVMATNEEWMIARDTAELAGL
- the pta gene encoding phosphate acetyltransferase, whose product is MMTSRQPKRVFFLVPHGADAGLTSMTLGLVHALARDGIKAGFVKPIAQPTANSAGRELSCHFARQICSIDAPPAIPFAQARSMLRDGDLATLMEEVVRLAEEAQQDCDVLIVEGLVPDCDVETITRLNADMAGSLSAELLLVLSGAHRDARDIAECVRLVRRQYSPGGADVAGLLLNRSDACHALPALCDALQSNGCDIPLLGCVPFDEKLDAPRLLDVVSALDLRIDHAGLIEQARMRDTVVAARTVEKMADRLRPGTLVIAPGDRSDVILATALAMLRGVPLAGLLLTCGEPVSPGIQPLIQSACQAGLTILSTGCDTFDTSTRLAHLDRRVSAEDGERMQALVDFVAERLDTSALVRKIGEPREVRLPPPAFRHRLIESARRANKRIVLPEGDEPRTIQAAAICHEKGIARCVLIGEPDRIRQVAEAQGVTLPHDIEILAPRAVADRYVAPMVELRKSKGLTPAQAEELLEDSVVLGTMMLATAEVDGLVSGAVHTTANTIRPALQLIKTAPGASIVSSVFFMLMPDQVLVYGDCAVNPDPDAGQLADIAIQSADSARAFGLNPRVAMISYSTGSSGSGSDVEKVREATRIAREKRPDLLIDGPMQYDAASVESVGRQKAPGSEVAGRANVFVFPDLNTGNTTYKAVQRSAGVVSVGPMLQGLRKPVNDLSRGALVDDIVYTIALTAIQATA
- the pflB gene encoding formate C-acetyltransferase, which produces MDALTHDATQANPWRGFAAGQWQSDVDVRNFIQLNYRPYEGDATFLAGATERTRAVWAKLEELFREERARGVLAVSADRASSITAHDPGYIDASRELIVGLQTDAPLKRAIMPNGGLRMVESGLAAYGFELEPAVREIWSRYRKSHNQGVFDVYSPDILAARKSGVITGLPDAYGRGRIIGDYRRVALYGTDFLREERQKAFHELDNVPFSEAVLRQREELSEQWRALDELREMASRYGYDIRRPAASAREAVQWTYFAYLAAVKEQNGAAMSFGRVSTFLDIYIERDLAAGALTEEGAQELIDDLVIKLRIVRFLRTPDYDQLFSGDPTWVTESIGGMGEDGRPLVSKSSFRFLNTLYNLGPAPEPNLTVLWSTALPRGFKDFCARVSIDTSAIQYENDDLMRPHWGDDYGIACCVSAMRIGKQMQFFGARANLAKALLYAINGGVDEKSGVTVAEGFTPITADVLDYDEVLAKFDTMMDWLAATYVKALNAIHYMHDKYAYERIEMALHDRDILRTMACGIAGLSVAADSLSAIRHARVEVIRNEAGLAVDYRVIGEYPAYGNNDDRADRIAVWLTETFMAKVRAQPVFYRDALPTQSVLTITSNVVYGKKTGNTPCGRRAGEPFAPGANPMNGRDVKGFVAAGASVAKLPYEAALDGISWTASATPDALGHTAEERIANLGNCLDGFAAAGGFHVNVNVFRKETLLEAMAHPERYPQLTIRVSGYAVNFVKLTREQQLDVLNRTFHAGM
- the pflA gene encoding pyruvate formate-lyase-activating protein, which gives rise to MDIAIKSQIVPAETVAGYLHSTESGAGVDGPGMRFVFFTSGCQFRCLYCHNPDTWKLHNGREVNLDAALAEVAPYARFLKFAGGVTVSGGEPLMQADFVGALLGEIKARFGLHTALDTQGFLHEEVDDAWFEAVDLVLLDIKHSDPAVYRRLTGQDLAPTLAFARRLARLGKPMWIRYVLVPGLTDADADIAALADFVAGLGPVVERVEVLPFHQLGKDKWAKLGKVYELGDTPVPTPEAVARARALFADRGLTVT